One region of Nitrospinota bacterium genomic DNA includes:
- the xseB gene encoding exodeoxyribonuclease VII small subunit — protein MAEIKLEKAMKRLEDIVEELEKGELDIDKSLEIFEEGIKMSRLCTKKLNEAEAKIEKLTTDQKGELVTELFPVEKEKDEQ, from the coding sequence ATGGCGGAAATAAAACTGGAAAAAGCAATGAAACGGTTGGAAGATATCGTTGAAGAGTTGGAAAAAGGAGAACTCGATATCGACAAGTCCCTGGAAATTTTCGAGGAGGGAATCAAGATGTCCCGCCTCTGCACTAAAAAACTCAACGAAGCGGAAGCAAAAATAGAAAAACTGACCACAGACCAAAAAGGCGAGTTGGTCACCGAATTGTTTCCGGTGGAAAAAGAGAAGGATGAACAATAA
- a CDS encoding TlyA family RNA methyltransferase, giving the protein MLAGKVRLGDEVADKPGRMVSQDISITVLEDLHPYVSRGGVKLAHALQVFAVSPQDKIAADIGASTGGFTDCLLQQGAKKVFAVDVGYGQLDWKLRKDDRVICLERKNVRHLTPEDFGESVDLVVIDVSFISLKLVIPAVIKVLKSHGDLIALVKPQFEVGKDEVENKGIIKDPAKHRNVLLTLKTFLETQEWVMQALTVSPIFGQKGNKEFLIHCVASDRGESVSDEEIQKQVFS; this is encoded by the coding sequence ATTCTCGCAGGTAAAGTTCGTTTGGGCGATGAGGTGGCCGACAAACCGGGCCGCATGGTTTCTCAGGATATTTCGATCACCGTTCTGGAAGACCTCCATCCTTATGTGAGCCGTGGCGGGGTGAAGCTGGCGCACGCACTTCAGGTTTTTGCCGTTTCTCCGCAAGATAAAATAGCCGCCGACATCGGCGCATCCACCGGCGGCTTCACCGATTGCCTGCTGCAACAGGGCGCGAAAAAAGTTTTTGCGGTGGACGTGGGCTACGGTCAACTGGATTGGAAACTGCGCAAGGACGATCGTGTGATTTGTCTGGAGCGAAAAAACGTCCGCCACTTGACGCCGGAAGATTTCGGCGAATCGGTTGACCTCGTGGTGATCGATGTTTCCTTCATCTCGCTCAAGCTTGTGATTCCTGCCGTTATAAAAGTGCTCAAATCCCATGGGGATTTGATTGCCTTGGTGAAGCCGCAATTTGAAGTGGGTAAGGATGAAGTCGAAAACAAGGGCATCATCAAGGACCCCGCCAAGCACCGGAACGTGTTGCTCACTTTGAAAACATTTTTGGAAACTCAGGAATGGGTGATGCAGGCTCTCACGGTTTCGCCGATATTCGGCCAAAAGGGAAACAAGGAATTTCTGATTCATTGCGTTGCCAGCGACCGGGGAGAATCGGTCAGCGACGAAGAAATCCAAAAGCAGGTATTTTCATGA
- a CDS encoding TlpA disulfide reductase family protein, translated as MGLIKSILFSRSLLILFLSIFLSAMAKAPPLVGGPAPQFELQTVDEQTIKLSDFKGQFVVLNFWATWCVPCMQEMPELQKTHLSSGNDTIKIIAINLSESQKRVDKFIQDHQLSFSVLLDGFGNTSEKYKVRSLPVTYIISPDGIIREEIQGGGLTQEIIEAKINQIKNFAFNDNTASPDSSLEAHSTGRPGL; from the coding sequence ATGGGTTTAATTAAATCCATCTTATTTTCGCGAAGTCTTCTGATTTTATTTTTAAGCATTTTTTTATCAGCAATGGCCAAGGCCCCACCCCTTGTGGGTGGGCCGGCGCCACAATTTGAATTGCAGACCGTCGATGAGCAAACCATTAAACTGTCCGACTTCAAAGGTCAGTTTGTCGTTCTTAATTTTTGGGCAACCTGGTGTGTTCCCTGTATGCAGGAAATGCCTGAATTGCAAAAGACTCATCTGTCTTCAGGCAATGACACTATTAAAATAATAGCAATCAATCTTAGCGAATCCCAAAAACGGGTCGATAAATTCATTCAGGATCATCAGTTGAGTTTTTCCGTTTTATTGGATGGTTTTGGCAACACTTCGGAAAAATACAAAGTTAGAAGCTTGCCCGTGACCTATATCATTTCACCAGACGGTATCATACGGGAAGAAATCCAGGGCGGCGGTTTGACCCAGGAAATAATTGAAGCCAAAATTAATCAAATAAAAAATTTCGCTTTTAACGACAACACGGCCTCTCCTGATTCGTCCCTGGAAGCTCATTCAACAGGACGACCTGGCCTATAA